TCTATCTAATACTACATTTCTTCCTTTTGGTCCAAGTGTTATTTTTACAGCATCTGCAAGTGTATCTACACCCACTTCTAGCGATTTTCTTGCTTCTTCATTAAATTTTATTATTTTTCCCATTTTATTTTCCTCCAAATTATTTATTATATATCGAAAATTCAAATATTAAATGCCTCTATTTATTCAACAATGGCAAGTACATTATCTTTTTCTAAAATTAAATAAGTTTCTTCTCCATCTTTAACTTCAGTCCCAGAATATTTTTCAAAAATAACTTTATCTCCGACAGAAATTTCTTCAATCTTTTTCCCAACTGCCAAAACTTCTCCAATTATAGGTTTTTCTTTTGAAGCTGTTCCTGGAAGTACAATTCCACTTTTAGTCACTTCTTCCTGTTCAGTTTGTTTTATCAAAATTCTTTTTCCCAATGGTTTAATTTTCATTTTTTTGCCTCCTAAAATATTGTATATCTTTTTTTAGCACTCTTTATCTTTAACTGCTAATATATAATAATACATTTTTAAAAATTTTTCAAGTTTTTTTTATAAAAATTGAAAATTTTATTTAAAAAATAAAAAGTACATCTTAAACTAATATTTAAAATGTACTTTAAAACTCCTATTTCTTATAATTCGCTCTTATTTCTTTTAAAACTTTTTGAATTTCTGCATTAGAATATTTTTTTGTTTCAATACCTTCGTTGCTTGTTTTTACTATAAGCGTTTCATTATTTTTCAATTTCTGAGATTTATTTTTTGCAAAATATTCTGCTCTTATTTCTTTTAACGCTTTTCGAGCTCTTGCACGATCCTTTGCTGTAAGTTCAGATTTTGCCACAACATTTGACACAGGTTCATAAGCAACCACAGGTTTTACTTCTTTTCTAACATTTGCTATAACTTGTTTTACTTTTTCATTATCTTTTTCTTGTGAAGTCATTTTTTTCTGTACTTTTGGCGCAACATCTTTTTGTTTTTCCGGTTTATTATCAACAATTTTTATATCTTTTTTATTACTTTCCATCTGTTCTCTCTCTTGAGCTGCCAATTTTTCTTTTTGTGCTCTTTGTTGTGCCAACTCTTGTTCCCTTTGCGCTTTTTGCTGTGCTTTTTCCAATTCCATCTTTATTTTTTGCTCTTTATAATAATTATCTCTCGCCTGTTTCAATATCGCATTTGTACTAACTGCCAAAAGTGGTATTCCCACTATCAAACTACTTATTAAAATTAATTTCTTTTTATTTTTCATAAAAACCTCCAGATTTATTTTCTCTAACAAAAATTATCTAAAAACCTTCCTAACTGTTATTATACTATTATTTTCACAAATATTCAAGAAAATTTTTTTATTTTGTTAAAATCAATCAAAATTCTTTTCGAAAAATAAACTTTATTTTTAATTTTTTTGAATTTCAATATATTTAATGTTCATATTATGTTTACTTAAAAACATCTGCTCGAATTCTGTTTTTATATTTTGATCCGCCTTTTCTGAATTGTGCAAATCATCTGTGTGATAAATAACCTCATAATTTTTAAGATTTTCAACTAATTCTAAAACATCTCTGTAATACTGTTCATGATCCGTTTTAAAAAATAATTTCCCCTTTGACTTTAACACAACATCCAATTTTTTGAACAAATCTTCACTAATTACTCTTTTTTTCTCTTCACCTTCCCAAGGATCTGGAAAATTTATATAAACTCCCGAAATTTCCTTTTCACCAAAAAATTCTAAAATTGTTTCCCCTCTTTTTCTCACAAAAAGTATATTTTTTAAATTTCTTTTATCTGCTTTTTTTGCTCCCAAAACAAGTCTTTTAAATCTCAATTCAAGTGCAATATAGTTTCTATCTGGAAATTTTTGCGCATTTTGAACTGTAAAATTCCCACTTCCACAACCGATTTCCAAATATATGTCATTTTCATTTTTAAAAAACTTATTCCATTTTCCACGAAACTCATTTACTTTTTCGTTATCATACATTAAATATTCAGGATAATCCAACATTTCACACATATATTTGTTATAATTTTTTTTAGGTTTTTCAAAAAAATATTTCCAAATTTCTTTTTCGTTTATGATTTGACTTTTTTCATAATTTTTTATTTTAAATTCATCGTTTATTTTTTTTATTTTTTCTCTTCTCTCAAGCTCTTCTTTTGACAAGATTTTTTTATTTTTGTCAGCTTTAATTTGCTTTTCTCTCAATTTATTTTCTTTTTTTTTATTATCCATAAATCACACTCCAAATTAAAATATCTCACTAATTATTTTATCTATTTCGTTGTTTTTTTCAAAAAATTCTTTTGTATTTATTTTTTCTTCTTTTTTTAAATAATCAATAATTTTGTCTTCATTTTGCACAATCTCCACAAAATTAAGTTTTTTTGCATCATTTACAATCTCTTCAATATTTTGGAAATATTTCCCAATTATCGGCTTTCTTCCATAAAAAAGTGGCTCTAAAATCGAATGTCCGCCAATATTTACAAGCGTTCCGCCGACAAACACAAAGTCCGCCATTTGATAAAAATCTGTAAGAACTCCCATTTTATCCACAATAACTATCTCAGTTTTTTTTAAATTTTTCCAAACTTCAAAATCCGAAAGTAGTGAATAACTTTCTCGTGGAAACAATTTTAAAATTTCATCTTCCACTTTTTTTATCCGCTCCAAATGTCTAGGAACCAGCACAAGCTGATATTCATTTTTTTTATTTATTTTTTTTAAAACTTCAAGCCAAATTTTTTCTTCACTTTCTCTCGTGCTTCCGCAAACTATTATTTTTTTATTTTTGTCCAAAATTTCTTCAAAATATTTATTTTTCTTTTCTTCAGAAAGAATGTCATATTTTATCGAATATTTTAAATTTTTAAAAACTTTTATTTTTTCATTTTTTATTTTTAAACTCTTATATCTCGACGCATCTTTTTCGCTTTGCACCAAAATTTTTTTAACTCTATTTAAACTTGAATTTATAAACCAGCCAAACTTTTTGTAAGATTTCATTTTTTTATCGGTAAGTCTGCCATTTACAACAAATAACTCTCCAAACTTTGCCGCCAAATAATATAGATTAATCCAAATCTCAGTTTCTATAATAATTGTCTTTTTTATTTTATATTTTTTATAAATTTTTTTTAAAGCAAAAAAATCATCAAGAGGAAAATACAAAATTTTCACATTTTTATTATTTCCATATTTTTTATTAATCACTGAAAATCCTGTATCTGTCATAACTGAAATAACTATTTTTTCATTTCTTAATAAAATTTTTTCGATTAGTTCAACCGATAAATTAAATTCTCCAACTGATGACAAATGAATTAAAATAGATTTCTCATCTTTTCCCAAAAAATTTTCATTTGAAATTTTTTGAAATAGTCGAGTTTTGAAAAATATAAGCAATTTTTTATTAAACAATGCCAATATCATTATGACTAAATATAAAAAAAATCTTATTAAATTATAAATTATTAACATACTTATCTTCTTTCATATATTTTATTTCTCAAAATTAAGAAAAGACTATTTTTCAATGACCGCTGTCACATCAAAATAGCCTTTTAAAAAATTATTTAGCATTTGCTACATTATCAGCTAATTTTTTACCTACTTTAAATTTAACTACATTTTTTGCAGGTATTTGAATTTCTTTTTTAGTTTGAGGGTTAATTCCAGTTCTTGCTGCTCTTTCTTTTACTTCAAATGTTCCCCATCCAACAAATTGAACAGATTCACCTTTCACTAAAGATTCTTCCACTGTTTCAAGAAATTGATTTACTAATTCTTCAGCTCTTTTTTTAGTTTCTCCTGTTGCTTTTGCATAAGCATCAACGAATTCTTTTTTTGACATATTATCAAACCTCCAAATTTTATTTGATTGAATTTAATACTCACACTTTTTTTGTGTTTTTAAATTACTTAGTTATTATACACTATTTTCAACATTTGTCCAGTATTTTTTTTAATTTTTTTATTTTTTTAAAAATTTTAATTAAAAATTAATTTATTTAATTTTATCTTTCAAAATTTTTTTTATTTTATCTTTAACTTCTTCAATAGTTTTAAAAGTCGTATCAACTTCAATCGCATCCTGTGCTTTTACTAAAGGCGATTCCTTTCTTGTGGAATCAATTTTATCTCGCTCAACAATATTTTTATAAATTTCATCTAAAGTCACATCTTCATTTTTTAAAATTAACTCTTTATATCGTCTTTTAGCTCTTTCCATTGTATCTGCCACCAAAAATATTTTTAATTCTGCATTTGGAAAAACAACCGTTCCAATATCACGACCATCCAAAATGACATTTTTAGAATTTGAAAAT
This genomic stretch from Leptotrichia sp. oral taxon 218 harbors:
- a CDS encoding co-chaperone GroES yields the protein MKIKPLGKRILIKQTEQEEVTKSGIVLPGTASKEKPIIGEVLAVGKKIEEISVGDKVIFEKYSGTEVKDGEETYLILEKDNVLAIVE
- the trmB gene encoding tRNA (guanosine(46)-N7)-methyltransferase TrmB produces the protein MDNKKKENKLREKQIKADKNKKILSKEELERREKIKKINDEFKIKNYEKSQIINEKEIWKYFFEKPKKNYNKYMCEMLDYPEYLMYDNEKVNEFRGKWNKFFKNENDIYLEIGCGSGNFTVQNAQKFPDRNYIALELRFKRLVLGAKKADKRNLKNILFVRKRGETILEFFGEKEISGVYINFPDPWEGEEKKRVISEDLFKKLDVVLKSKGKLFFKTDHEQYYRDVLELVENLKNYEVIYHTDDLHNSEKADQNIKTEFEQMFLSKHNMNIKYIEIQKN
- a CDS encoding 3-deoxy-D-manno-octulosonic acid transferase, with product MILALFNKKLLIFFKTRLFQKISNENFLGKDEKSILIHLSSVGEFNLSVELIEKILLRNEKIVISVMTDTGFSVINKKYGNNKNVKILYFPLDDFFALKKIYKKYKIKKTIIIETEIWINLYYLAAKFGELFVVNGRLTDKKMKSYKKFGWFINSSLNRVKKILVQSEKDASRYKSLKIKNEKIKVFKNLKYSIKYDILSEEKKNKYFEEILDKNKKIIVCGSTRESEEKIWLEVLKKINKKNEYQLVLVPRHLERIKKVEDEILKLFPRESYSLLSDFEVWKNLKKTEIVIVDKMGVLTDFYQMADFVFVGGTLVNIGGHSILEPLFYGRKPIIGKYFQNIEEIVNDAKKLNFVEIVQNEDKIIDYLKKEEKINTKEFFEKNNEIDKIISEIF
- a CDS encoding HU family DNA-binding protein, translated to MSKKEFVDAYAKATGETKKRAEELVNQFLETVEESLVKGESVQFVGWGTFEVKERAARTGINPQTKKEIQIPAKNVVKFKVGKKLADNVANAK